The nucleotide sequence CCCGTGGATTCATAGCCAATGCTCTGGCAATCGCTACCCGCTGTTTTTGTCCGCCAGAAAGCTGATAAGGATAGATATTCAATAAATCACTAATCCCTAATGAAGCCGCTAATTCTTCTGCTTTTTTGGTGTATTCTTCTTTTGTCTGTTTCAATACCATTTTTGGTGCTAAGGTAATGTTTTCAAAAATATTCAGATGTGGAAATAGCTGGAAGTCTTGGAATACGACTCCTACAACTTGTTCTTTCATTTTAAGCTCGAATGGGTTGAACGGTACACCGTCTAAATAAAATTCTCCGCTGTCAGAACTTTCTAAGCCAGCCAAGATACGTAAAAGCGTGGTTTTACCGCCACCGGAAGGACCTACGATAGCTAATGTTTTCCCATCTGGAATGATTAGATTCAAATCTTTGATTATTTTTTTTTCACCAAATGCTTTGTTCACTTTCTTCAATTCAATCATATTTCTTCCTCCTATCAGTTAGCGGTAATAATTTAATTTTCCTTCAACTTGTTTCATTACGATTGTTAGAATACCAGTCAATGTAAGATAGATGATTGCCACGCCTAGCAAAGGCAGTAAAGTCGCGTCGCGTTCCATCGCGATTTTCCCAGCACGCATTACGTCACCTAAACCTAATATATAGATCAAGGAAGAATCTTTGACCAAGTTGATAACTTCATTCCCTACAGAAGGTAAAACAATCTTTGTCACTTGTGGGATGACGATTTTCGTCACCGTTTGAAAGGGACTTAATTGCAAAACTTGCGCTGCTTCATATTGACCTTGAGGAATCGATTGTATCCCTCCACGAAAGATCTCTGCAAAATAAGCTGCATAGTTTAAGATAAAGGCAATGAGTGCTGCTTCGAAACGATCAAAAACGATCCCAATCGTCGGCAACCCATAAAAAATAAAAATCAGTTGCAACAACAGCGGTGTTCCCCGCATAACCCATACATATGTTTGAAGCAAGTAGCGTAGCGGCTTAAAATGCAAAGACAATCCTAATGCTAAAACAATCCCTAATGGTAATGAGCCAATCAAGGTAAATAAAAATAATTTCAATGTTGTGAGTGCTCCTACTAATAATTGCGGCATAACTTCAATCAAATACTCCATCTTCTTTTCCTCCTTTAAAATAAAAAAATCCTCTTGGCAAATGCCAAGAGGACGTATTATACGTGGTTCCACCTCTGTTTATTTTTTCCTTGCAGAAAAAACCTCACACAGTCGTTGCCGTTCAGATGAAAACAAAAAGTCCTTTGATCCGAAGATCAAAGGACGTTAATCACGTGGTTCCACCTTTTTTTACCGACTCCTCACGGAAAAGCCAGCCTTATCTGGTCATCTAGCAACGACCGCAGCTGTAACGGGCTCCCCGGATTTTCCTACTATACGCTTCAGAAAATCGACTCCAAGATGTGTTTCACGGTTAACTGCTGCCTCTTTCCACCAACCAGAGACTCTCTAAAAACACCTAACGGCTACTCTTCTTTTCGATGTCATTTGTTTTAACTTTACGTGTAATTTACATGATTATTTTTCATTTGTCAACTCTTTTTTATGATACACTAATAAAAAAAGGAGGGTGATGCGCGATGAGTCGTGCAACCGAACAAGAAGCTTATGAACTACTAAAAAAACTGGGTATCTCTTTTCAAAAAGTCGATCATCCTGCGATTACGTCAGTCAAAAATGTCCCTTTTTCCCTACCTGGTCCGCAAGTAAAAAATCTATTATTGAAATCAAGAAAAGGAAAACAAATCTATCTTGTCATCTTGCCTGATGAAAAGCACGCCGATTTAAAACAACTAGCTGAACAATTAAAAGAAAAGCGCTTATCTTTTGTTTCTGAAGAACAGCTTCCTGACCTCCTAGGCGTTCCAGCAGGTACAGTGACTCCATTAGCATTGATGCACGACAAAGAGAAAAAAATCCAAGTCGTGATCGATGCTGCTATTGATCGTCAAGATACCGTAGGCTTTCATCCAAATATCAATACCACTACGTTGATTATGGATTTTTCCGACTTTGAAAAGATACTTGTTTACTTAGAACATCTGCCAGTTTATGAAAATTTGTAATGATAGAGTAGTTTTCTTATTTCCCAATTCAAGCGTCTTTTTCTTTATTTAGCACAAAATATATCAGAAATTCTTTTGGCCAATCAAACAATGTAACAACTAGTATGAACGCTGAAAACTAATACGAGTATTCTTCCATAGTTAGCCAAATCCATATTTATTGATTCTACGAAAAAAGAAGCATATATAAAAATGCTTCTTTTTTCGATTATAAATCGGAATTTTATTCTTTTGATTTCAGTCATATTTAACAAAAAATATTATATTCTAACTAAACTTTTTTATATTTTTGTAAGAATATCCCAGCACAGATAGTTACTATCAATAAACCAATGATTACAGCAAAACTAGATTTTTTACTACTTGTTTTAGGAAGAATGCTTTTTGATTTATTTGTTATCTGTTTAGGTACAGCTCTCTTACTAATATAATTGCTTCTTTGTTCGCTGGATTCTCCTGTATGAGCAAATATTTGCAATTTTTGAGAGAATAGATTTCTAATTTTCTCTCTCTCTGTCTTCTCTGGAAAATTTTTCCACGGTGTTATATGGCTACCTGGTATAGATATATTTGTTTTTTCCGGTGTATAACTGTTTTTGATGTTATACCCGTCAATCGTCGTACTGTATTCGGGCACGTTGTCTTCCGTTACAGTATAGATGATTTCTTGCCCGTCTCTGTATTTTGGCAGATTTGTGAAACGATAGCGCCAATCATCTTTTTCACTTACTTCTTTGTGTTGGATCGGTTGACCGTCGGCTAATAGATTTACTATGATCGTCGTCGGTCGTTTGCCGTCTTGGTTCTCATTGTCTTCCCATGTTTTTTGTCCTGAGACTGAAATGACTTCTTTATTCTCATTTGTAACGACTAGCCCGTTTTCAATTTTTTGATAACCTGAAGGGACATAATCATTTCCGTTTTGATCTACTTCTTGCACTTTAAACGTATATTCGTTTCCACTATCATCATACTGTTGGATATCTTCCCAAGTCACTGAAGTTATTCCATTGTCTAATCGTTTTGTTTCTGCATCAGGAACTGGTTCCCAATTGTTTGTACTTGCTCTGAATAATTTAAAATAAATACTCGGTCTTGGAGTGGTTCCACCGTTCCAAATTTTAGTTGCTGTGATGTTCGTAACCTTTTTCTTGTTATAAATAGGTAAACTGACTCCCTCTGTATCATTTTCGTTTATGGAGAATTTGAGTTCATTTGAACTTAGTGGATCAAAATCAATCCAATTGGGCGCTTCTTTTTCTTTTACAACATAGTCTCCTACTTGCAGGCCTTTGATACTAGCTTCTCCCTGTTCATTCGAAGTCAACAGGATACTAGACTGTCCTTGAATAGGCTGTTCATCTGCTCGTCTTAATTCGAAAGTCACATTTGGGATACCAATCTCTGTGTCATTGATATATTTGAAAATCTTCAATTCGCCTCTAACTGTACCGTTGACTCCACCAGAAGCTGAAATATTTTTAACTGTATGATTGAAACTTTCTCCATCAACAGCAGGTTTATTAAATTCTTTAAACCAAGCTTCCGAATGATTCTCAAAATTTATTTGTTCTGGGTTTTCTATGATCGTCTTATAACTCACCATTATTTTCCTAAGATTGACAAAGTTTTTTGGTATAGTTATTTCAATGTAATTATCAGTTACTGAAAAATTAAATGTAGCGCCGGGGAAATCTTGTAAAAATTGTTGGATTCCCTCTTCTCCTCTATAAACCTTCTGTTCACCTAAGTGTATTTGATTAATTTCAAACGTACTTGGATCTAATCTTTGTCCACTTTGGATTTCATCACTGATTTTAACTGGTTGTTCAACATAAGTGCCGTTATTGTTAATATTCAAAAACCATCGAATGTGCTTAGTATCTTCAGGTAGCATGTCTCCTGTTTTATAATAAAAAACGCTAGAAGAAGAACCAGAAGCTGGCTTTGTCACATTTACAGTAGCTGTTTTATCACCGCTCGTCACGGTGAATGGTCCCGTATTTTCTTCACCGGTATCGGTTACGTTTCTGGCCTGTATCTCAAATTGCCCCCAACCTTCTACTGAGTCTAGGTTTTTAATATTTTCATTAAACACAACCTGCGCAGAATCTTTTCTGACCGTTAAAGTTCCAACATTTTTATTTTCAATCATTAATGGGATTTCTTTTTGGAATCCTTCACCGCGAATATTTCCTTCACTTGGCCAATTGATCCAAAGATAATCACCTGGTTGGATATTTTGTTTTTTTTCGTCAAACGAGAATTTTACTTTTATGTTTCCTCCATCTGTAATATTCGTTGGGTCCACGGTCAACGAAGTGACATTACTGCTGATATCTCTGCCTGCATCCGCATAGACATGAACAGGAATCAGTGATGTTATATTAGTACGCCGTTTGTATAATTAAGCGAGACAAATAAAAAAGCCATTTATGTTACACTCAAATTGTAATACCCGCTAAAGCATACAAGGAGAGTGAACATAAATGACTTATACCCATCTTACACCAAACGAGCTTGTAATGATAGAAGCATATTTTCATCAAGAAACTCCGGTTGCTATCGTTGCGAAGCAGCTTAAACGTGGACGCCAAACAATTTACAATGTCTATAACTTTCTCAAATGTGGTGGAACAGCACTTGAATACTTTGAACAATACAAAGAAAATAAGCGACGTTGTGGGAGAACCGAAATCATTTTTCCTGCTGAGGAAAAAGAATACATTGAAAAAAGATCAACTGAAGGTTGGACCCCAGACGTCATTATTGGCCGTGCAGAGCGAACCTTCTCTTGTTCAGTAAGTACCCTCTATCGCCGGTTTAAGACGGGAGAATTCAATGTTTTACATTTACCGATGCAAGGAAAACGAAAACCAAATGGTTATAAGGAAAAACGTGGAAAACAGGCATTCAAAAGAAATATTTCTGAACGTAAAAAAGATTATGTCGTTTTCGAAGAAGAATTTGGACATTTAGAGGGTGATACGATTGTCGGCATCCACCATAAAAGTGCCGTCATCACACTCGTTGAGCGACTTTCAAAAGCCATTATCGCCTTGAAACCAGAAGGCCGTAAGGCAGTTGATATTGAAAATTCGATTAATGAATGGCTTCAATCCATACCCAAAAATCTTTTCAAATCAATTACCTTTGATTGTGGAAAAGAATTCTCTAATTGGAAAAGTATTAGTAATACGAATGATATTGATATTTATTTCGCAGACCCAGGAACGCCTTCCCAACGGGGATTAAATGAACATTCAAACGGACTCCTCCGAAAAGATGGACTACCAAAAGAAATGGAATTCAACCAAGTCAATCAAGGATTCATCTCATCCGTTGCGTCCAAAAGAAACCATATCCCTAGAAAATCACTAAATTACCAAACACCATTAGAAGTTTTTTTGAGTTACGTAAATGGAAAGTTTTGTCTCGCTTAATTTGACAAATAATAGTAATAATAAATAACATTGATAAAATAATATTTCTACACTTTTTCATTTTTTCTATCTCCCCTATTTTAACTAAAAATAAAACCTACTATATCATCTCTCAAAAATCCTTTCTTCAATTCCTCCCCCACTCATTTCCAATCTTTTAACTAAAAAATTGATAGTTATTTTACAAATATTTATAAAAAATAAATATGCCAAAAAACTGTTTTTACAAGGTTTTTCCTAATGTAAATTATTTTTTCGCATATATTCATTTTATTTTACTTATTGCTTTCATTTTTTCAATCTATATTTCCAATTTTTAACTTACAAAAATGCAACATTAATAAATAACGATAGTTTCATAAAATACACTTTTAATTAACATTATTAGTTTATACTAGCTGTTTTTGTGTTAATTAAAGGATAAAATACAATATAAAGAAACATCTGTTTCTTTATTTAGAATAAAAAAATACAGACTCTGTTCAAATAAATGAACCTAGCCTGCATTATGAGATTGACTATACTTTTTAATTCATTGAGATGAATAACTCGTTTTTATAAATGCCCAAAAGTAATCGGTGCCGAAGCCATTCCTCGACCTAATTCTTTTTCAAATTTTCCTATTGTTGATATCTCCATATAAAACGGTGATACTGGTTTAGACAATTCTCCCCTGATTGCTAACGGACGTAAACTACGTTCCAAATTATTTATGACTTTAGGATAATACTGACCTTTTTCTAAGCCTGTCTTTGCGTCTATCAAAAGTATACGTTCCTTTTCTTTGATCTCTGGATTTAAAACGAGATCATATAATTTTAGTACCATGTTTTCTATTTCTTCACTTTTAGACATCACGATTTCCTCCCAAAAATATATTTCTTCCCACTACATTCTATAAACAAAGTATACGCTACATCTAGATTTTTTTAAATCATTACTGGATTGTTAAAACCTTTCAATACACTGTTATGGCAACGATTTTTATTTTAAAAACATTCTAAATTAAATCAGTAAAAATTTTTATTCTAAGATTTTTATTAGAATTACGCCTAATTTGTGTCTCTCAGGGCAATTCTAAGAACGTTTCAAGAGATAGCGACACTATCGTTATCGAAAAAGGCGAAAACCTATCTCATTTTCTGCTAATGTAAGTTGGTTTAGCTTTTGTTAATATGACTTTATGAAAATGGAGGTAATTAAATATGATTTTTCCTAAAGTTAATGAAGCAAGCTTGAATAAAGGATCCTTTTTTCATATCTATGAAAACGAAGATTTTGAACTGTATAATATCCTTTCACAAAAAGAGGTCATCGAAAACCAAATAATCTGCCATCCAATTATTTACAAATCTATTTTCAAGTATGCATTTTTTGCTTCCAATGATTTTCAAAGAATGGAGATTACCGACTGTATATTCGAAAACTGTGATTTTTCAGGCTGTATATTGACAAAAAGCATGTTGCATCGCGTGAAATTTGTCAATTGTAAATTAACAGGTACTAAATTGATGGAAAGTTATATTGGGAACACGTTATTCGAGAATTGTAAAATGGACTATGTAAATTTATCTGGTTCAAACATAAAAGAAAGTACCTTTGAGCACTCTGTCTTATCAAGCGCAGATTTTGTAGACTGTTCCCTCACTAAAATAATGTTTTCTACTAATGATTTAGAAAATGCTAGCTTTTTTGATACTGATTTAAAAAATATCGATTTAAGTAGCAACTCCTTTGAAATGATTGAAGTACGCTCGGAACATCTAAAAAATTGTACGCTTAATCAGTTGCAAGCACTTGGTTTTGCTAGAAAATTTTTACAAATAAAAGTAGTATAATCAAAATGAATATATAAGATAAATTTTTAGCAATACAAATATCCATAAAAAAACATTGCCTATTTTAACTCTTCATGTATACTGACTCTATCTTCAAAAACTGAATAGTAGGAGTTATTATCATGAATAACATTTTAGGAAAAAAAATAGAACTTAAAAAAGGGATATTGGGCACTATTGTCGTTGTACTCGGTTTGTTAGGGTTGCTATTTGCGCCATCCATTATTAGCATTTTTTCTTTAACTATCACTGG is from Enterococcus faecium and encodes:
- a CDS encoding amino acid ABC transporter ATP-binding protein yields the protein MIELKKVNKAFGEKKIIKDLNLIIPDGKTLAIVGPSGGGKTTLLRILAGLESSDSGEFYLDGVPFNPFELKMKEQVVGVVFQDFQLFPHLNIFENITLAPKMVLKQTKEEYTKKAEELAASLGISDLLNIYPYQLSGGQKQRVAIARALAMNPRVLAYDEPTSALDPELRQQVERLILSLKEDGVTQIIVTHDLVFAENVGDQLLKVSPIH
- a CDS encoding amino acid ABC transporter permease — its product is MEYLIEVMPQLLVGALTTLKLFLFTLIGSLPLGIVLALGLSLHFKPLRYLLQTYVWVMRGTPLLLQLIFIFYGLPTIGIVFDRFEAALIAFILNYAAYFAEIFRGGIQSIPQGQYEAAQVLQLSPFQTVTKIVIPQVTKIVLPSVGNEVINLVKDSSLIYILGLGDVMRAGKIAMERDATLLPLLGVAIIYLTLTGILTIVMKQVEGKLNYYR
- a CDS encoding prolyl-tRNA synthetase associated domain-containing protein — protein: MSRATEQEAYELLKKLGISFQKVDHPAITSVKNVPFSLPGPQVKNLLLKSRKGKQIYLVILPDEKHADLKQLAEQLKEKRLSFVSEEQLPDLLGVPAGTVTPLALMHDKEKKIQVVIDAAIDRQDTVGFHPNINTTTLIMDFSDFEKILVYLEHLPVYENL
- the acm gene encoding collagen-binding MSCRAMM adhesin Acm; translation: MTSLIPVHVYADAGRDISSNVTSLTVDPTNITDGGNIKVKFSFDEKKQNIQPGDYLWINWPSEGNIRGEGFQKEIPLMIENKNVGTLTVRKDSAQVVFNENIKNLDSVEGWGQFEIQARNVTDTGEENTGPFTVTSGDKTATVNVTKPASGSSSSVFYYKTGDMLPEDTKHIRWFLNINNNGTYVEQPVKISDEIQSGQRLDPSTFEINQIHLGEQKVYRGEEGIQQFLQDFPGATFNFSVTDNYIEITIPKNFVNLRKIMVSYKTIIENPEQINFENHSEAWFKEFNKPAVDGESFNHTVKNISASGGVNGTVRGELKIFKYINDTEIGIPNVTFELRRADEQPIQGQSSILLTSNEQGEASIKGLQVGDYVVKEKEAPNWIDFDPLSSNELKFSINENDTEGVSLPIYNKKKVTNITATKIWNGGTTPRPSIYFKLFRASTNNWEPVPDAETKRLDNGITSVTWEDIQQYDDSGNEYTFKVQEVDQNGNDYVPSGYQKIENGLVVTNENKEVISVSGQKTWEDNENQDGKRPTTIIVNLLADGQPIQHKEVSEKDDWRYRFTNLPKYRDGQEIIYTVTEDNVPEYSTTIDGYNIKNSYTPEKTNISIPGSHITPWKNFPEKTEREKIRNLFSQKLQIFAHTGESSEQRSNYISKRAVPKQITNKSKSILPKTSSKKSSFAVIIGLLIVTICAGIFLQKYKKV
- a CDS encoding IS30 family transposase: MTYTHLTPNELVMIEAYFHQETPVAIVAKQLKRGRQTIYNVYNFLKCGGTALEYFEQYKENKRRCGRTEIIFPAEEKEYIEKRSTEGWTPDVIIGRAERTFSCSVSTLYRRFKTGEFNVLHLPMQGKRKPNGYKEKRGKQAFKRNISERKKDYVVFEEEFGHLEGDTIVGIHHKSAVITLVERLSKAIIALKPEGRKAVDIENSINEWLQSIPKNLFKSITFDCGKEFSNWKSISNTNDIDIYFADPGTPSQRGLNEHSNGLLRKDGLPKEMEFNQVNQGFISSVASKRNHIPRKSLNYQTPLEVFLSYVNGKFCLA
- a CDS encoding bacteriocin immunity protein, with product MSKSEEIENMVLKLYDLVLNPEIKEKERILLIDAKTGLEKGQYYPKVINNLERSLRPLAIRGELSKPVSPFYMEISTIGKFEKELGRGMASAPITFGHL
- a CDS encoding pentapeptide repeat-containing protein, whose amino-acid sequence is MIFPKVNEASLNKGSFFHIYENEDFELYNILSQKEVIENQIICHPIIYKSIFKYAFFASNDFQRMEITDCIFENCDFSGCILTKSMLHRVKFVNCKLTGTKLMESYIGNTLFENCKMDYVNLSGSNIKESTFEHSVLSSADFVDCSLTKIMFSTNDLENASFFDTDLKNIDLSSNSFEMIEVRSEHLKNCTLNQLQALGFARKFLQIKVV